Proteins found in one Venturia canescens isolate UGA chromosome 6, ASM1945775v1, whole genome shotgun sequence genomic segment:
- the Kdsr gene encoding 3-ketodihydrosphingosine reductase yields the protein MGVWLGVSLIGFVLLVCFLLAKNILWPGKPKRNIQNKHVVVTGGSSGIGKAAALIAARMGAHVTIIARDIKKLKVARNEIVEACLDKDTQKVEFLSLDVGESYENVEKAFNEMEKSMGPIYMLINCAGTAICGKIEDTRSEDLNHMINLNLIGTYNCIKAVVPKMKSSRDGIIVITSSLAAFLGIFGYSAYCCTKFALRGLAESIAMELRPYNVSVTLNLPPDTDTPGFAVEELSKPLETKLISSSNELVKPEVVAEGLIQDALSEKFFSTVGFDGFILTVLCSGMSPFASIFDLILQSILMGPLRLVGACYLISFRKTIENCMKTRDKNKKSK from the exons ATGGGAGTCTGGCTCGGAGTTTCTCTCATAGGTTTTGTTTTACTGGTCTGTTTCCTGTTAGCTAAGAATATTCTATGGCCTGGAAAACCGAAGAGAAACATCCAAAATAAACATGTCGtg GTCACAGGAGGATCGAGCGGGATCGGAAAAGCAGCAGCGCTTATCGCCGCGAGAATGGGTGCTCACGTAACGATAATAGCACGCGATATAAAAAAGCTAAAAGTTGCCCGAAACGAAATAGTGGAAGCTTGCCTTGATAAAGACACACAAAAAGTTGAATTCCTCTCTCTAGACGTTGGCGAGAGTTATGAAAACGTTGAGAAAGCTTTTAACGAGATGGAAAAATCGATGGGTCCCATTTATATGTTGATAAATTGCGCTGGTACCGCCATATGTGGCAAAATTGAAGACACGAGATCGGAAGACCTTAATCACATGATCAATCTCAATTTGATTGGAACTTATAATTGTATCAAAGCAGTGGTCCCCAAAATGAAGAGTTCCAGAGACGGCATAATTGTCATAACTTCTTCACTAGCAGCTTTTCTTG GAATATTCGGATATTCTGCCTACTGCTGCACTAAGTTTGCGTTGCGTGGTCTCGCAGAGAGCATCGCTATGGAGCTTCGTCCTTACAACGTTTCAGTGACCTTAAATTTGCCCCCCGATACAGACACTCCCGGTTTCGCTGTTGAAGAGTTGAGCAAACCTCTAGAAACTAAGCTCATATCTTCCAGCAACGAATTGGTCAAACCGGAAGTCGTTGCCGAGGGTTTAATCCAAGACGCTTTG TCGGAAAAATTCTTCTCCACCGTTGGTTTCGACGGTTTCATTCTGACTGTTCTCTGCTCCGGAATGTCGCCATTCGCGTCGATCTTCGATTTGATACTCCAGTCGATTCTAATGGGCCCATTGAGACTCGTGGGTGCCTGCTATCTCATTTCCTTCCGCAAAACAATCGAGAACTGCATGAAAACACGCGACaagaacaaaaaatcgaaatga